The following proteins are co-located in the Hyalangium minutum genome:
- a CDS encoding alkaline phosphatase family protein encodes MLKPRRKRWPWLLAGLVVLGVTYMLRPAPPKGRPADPPYLTFFLVDGLSQEVFQRELEAGRLPNFSRLISEGLYVEDGIAAFPSMTGYGFYPFITGQDAVRSGVLGLRWFRREAPEGNFRAYVGRTNVMMNEDFAAEPRTLFECFPGQHSFSVNSYANRGVVRNEKLGWGFSMAKYQEKYPLIRFLGGTPWLGPRFIPDWYGAETQVLELALEDLADKPKVQWVTFASPDGRNHIVGTDDTYVKLVRHIDSLIGRYREESQRLGQEEHRLYAVISDHGVTDVHKNVDLRVALGTAGLRAWRGEATHLRQSRLNDPISTWADTDVVLAVNGNTMNYVYLRNPAAQGEQAWRTQPAPGTAFQLPPHQGGAPVDVVKVLREAEGVELVVTRADAAGQVRVFSRTGEGRITPSEGGLSYSCEGEDPLGYAQGEASRVLCDGRPRSDRDWLKATHALGFPDAVVRLHRLMSAPDVADLVVTAALGYDLAADYELVVGNYRGGHGGLRADQLRVPYILSGPGVPMGQRLATARAEDIGATVLRLAGCPPAEQRAGEDLIPAVATPAPP; translated from the coding sequence ATGCTGAAGCCACGTCGCAAGCGCTGGCCCTGGTTGCTCGCTGGGCTGGTCGTCCTGGGAGTTACCTACATGCTGCGCCCTGCTCCCCCCAAGGGACGCCCTGCGGATCCTCCGTATCTCACCTTCTTCCTGGTGGATGGCCTGTCCCAGGAGGTGTTCCAGCGGGAGTTGGAAGCCGGGCGCCTGCCAAACTTCTCCCGGCTCATCTCCGAGGGCCTCTATGTGGAGGACGGCATCGCTGCCTTCCCGAGCATGACGGGCTACGGCTTCTACCCCTTCATCACCGGGCAGGATGCGGTGCGCAGCGGCGTGCTGGGCCTGCGCTGGTTCCGGCGCGAGGCCCCCGAGGGCAACTTCCGCGCCTACGTGGGCCGCACCAACGTGATGATGAACGAGGACTTCGCCGCCGAGCCTCGCACGCTCTTCGAGTGCTTCCCGGGGCAGCACAGCTTCTCGGTGAACAGCTACGCCAACCGCGGCGTGGTGCGGAACGAGAAGCTCGGCTGGGGCTTCAGCATGGCCAAGTACCAGGAGAAGTACCCGCTCATCCGGTTCCTGGGGGGCACGCCGTGGCTGGGGCCTCGCTTCATCCCGGACTGGTACGGCGCCGAGACGCAGGTGCTGGAGCTGGCGCTGGAGGACCTGGCCGACAAGCCCAAGGTGCAGTGGGTCACCTTCGCCAGCCCGGACGGCCGCAACCACATCGTCGGCACGGACGACACGTACGTGAAGCTGGTGCGCCATATCGACTCGCTCATCGGCCGTTACCGCGAGGAGAGCCAGCGCCTAGGCCAGGAGGAGCACCGCCTGTACGCCGTCATCTCGGACCACGGCGTCACCGACGTGCACAAGAACGTGGATCTGCGGGTGGCGCTGGGCACGGCGGGGCTGCGCGCCTGGCGCGGCGAGGCCACCCACCTGCGCCAGAGCCGCCTGAATGATCCGATCTCCACCTGGGCGGACACGGACGTCGTCCTCGCGGTGAACGGCAACACGATGAACTACGTGTACCTGCGCAACCCGGCCGCCCAGGGCGAGCAGGCGTGGCGCACGCAGCCCGCGCCGGGCACGGCCTTCCAGCTGCCTCCGCACCAGGGCGGCGCGCCCGTGGACGTGGTGAAGGTGCTGCGCGAGGCAGAGGGCGTGGAGCTGGTGGTGACCCGCGCCGACGCCGCCGGACAGGTGCGCGTCTTCTCGCGCACGGGCGAGGGCCGCATCACCCCGAGTGAGGGTGGGCTCTCCTACTCCTGCGAGGGCGAGGATCCCCTGGGCTACGCGCAAGGCGAGGCCAGCCGGGTGCTGTGCGACGGCCGTCCGCGCTCGGATCGCGACTGGCTGAAGGCCACCCACGCCCTGGGCTTTCCGGACGCGGTGGTGCGGCTACACCGGCTGATGTCGGCGCCGGACGTGGCGGACCTCGTGGTGACGGCGGCGCTCGGTTACGACTTGGCGGCCGACTACGAGCTGGTGGTGGGCAACTACCGGGGCGGCCACGGAGGCCTGCGCGCGGATCAGCTCCGCGTGCCGTACATCCTCTCTGGCCCTGGAGTGCCGATGGGCCAGCGACTGGCCACGGCCCGGGCCGAGGACATCGGGGCAACAGTGCTGCGCCTGGCCGGCTGCCCGCCCGCCGAGCAGCGGGCCGGCGAGGATTTGATCCCGGCCGTGGCCACGCCCGCTCCCCCCTGA
- a CDS encoding efflux RND transporter permease subunit, which produces MASDPTTPAGWRGRLEQRLGGLADYNYRHPWLALAIALALSVLGVFFARGLSLDANLVSLLPQSFQSVKDLQELEERFGGLGWVAVVGEGADPEALRRFADDLAPQLEALPDIRFVESKRPGPFLQEHALYFLSLEDLLQVEQRIDARLTYEKQRANPLYVPLVDEPVPSLDFSDLEAKYGAGSVRRLSGPTGGEYYLDPVARRVVLLAKPEGISADLDFSKRVVGEVEKLLAAQDLSKYGPDFHTAITGTFQKKLDQQKQIGRDIAVSSAVAGVLLLIYLLLHFRSALAVAVVLAPVGMGLAWTYGLVGVAYGRVNLLTGFLGAILGGLGIEHGIHLLGRYLYLRGQKWQAEAATREAFTHTGSAALTSALVAALTFFLLGTSHFRAFREFGVIAGFGMLLMVLAYVLVLPAVLGLAAKLGWKPGPGATKHQRSPLGRLLVRLHRPLTVVSMVVIALLVANVGRVRFNYNFGSLADQHLPSFVLDRQVTQLIGYSQSPLVMLPHSPAEESAVVEELHANQARLGEHSTVDFIASLDTLVPRDQVKKQEVLRRLQTLLEDVPEGQLDAQQREQLAELRQATRAEPFTLEQLPASMRRPFTDLSGQSHFVLVYPRVSLDDGQGIRALARELRQVKTPSGGPVAVAGEPMVLADILNMVTRESPFILIGSLVAVLLAMWVTLGSLRLALLCLTPTVVSLFALVGLMPLLNVQFNYLNILVIPVLIGTTVDAGVHLLTQLVSPESDFVSVYSETGRAITGGLLTSALGFGALFLADHPGLNSIGTLANLGFGVNLLVMLVAFPALLLLLSERRRRKRLQQQAHARDEALPPPARPSDAPSAS; this is translated from the coding sequence ATGGCTTCGGATCCGACAACGCCCGCCGGCTGGCGGGGACGTCTTGAGCAGCGCCTCGGCGGGCTGGCGGACTACAACTACCGCCACCCCTGGCTAGCGCTCGCCATTGCCCTGGCGCTGAGCGTGCTGGGGGTCTTCTTCGCGCGGGGACTGTCGCTTGATGCGAACCTGGTGAGCCTGCTTCCCCAGTCCTTCCAGAGCGTGAAGGATCTGCAGGAGCTGGAGGAGCGCTTCGGCGGGCTCGGGTGGGTGGCCGTGGTAGGCGAGGGGGCGGACCCCGAAGCCCTGCGCCGCTTCGCGGACGATCTGGCGCCCCAGCTGGAGGCCTTGCCTGACATCCGCTTCGTGGAGTCGAAGCGCCCCGGGCCCTTCCTCCAGGAGCACGCGCTCTACTTCCTCTCCTTGGAGGATCTGCTGCAGGTGGAGCAGCGCATCGACGCGCGCCTCACGTACGAGAAGCAGCGCGCCAACCCGCTCTATGTCCCGCTGGTGGACGAGCCCGTGCCCTCGCTGGACTTCTCGGACCTGGAGGCGAAGTACGGCGCGGGCAGCGTGCGCAGGCTCTCGGGCCCCACGGGGGGAGAATACTATCTGGATCCGGTGGCGCGCCGTGTGGTGCTGCTGGCCAAGCCCGAGGGCATCTCCGCGGACCTGGACTTCTCCAAGCGCGTCGTCGGCGAGGTGGAGAAGCTGCTGGCCGCGCAGGACCTGTCCAAGTACGGGCCGGACTTCCACACGGCCATCACTGGTACCTTCCAGAAGAAGCTGGATCAACAGAAGCAGATCGGCCGGGACATCGCGGTGTCCTCGGCGGTGGCGGGCGTGCTGCTGCTGATCTACCTGCTGCTGCACTTCCGCAGCGCGCTCGCGGTGGCGGTGGTGCTGGCGCCGGTAGGCATGGGCCTGGCGTGGACGTACGGGCTGGTGGGCGTGGCGTACGGGCGGGTGAACCTGCTCACGGGCTTCCTGGGCGCCATCCTCGGAGGTCTCGGCATCGAGCACGGCATCCACCTGCTGGGGCGCTACCTCTATCTGCGCGGCCAGAAGTGGCAGGCGGAGGCGGCCACGCGCGAGGCCTTCACGCACACGGGCAGCGCGGCGCTCACCTCGGCGCTCGTGGCGGCGCTCACCTTCTTCCTGCTGGGCACCTCGCACTTCCGCGCGTTCCGTGAGTTCGGCGTCATCGCCGGCTTCGGCATGCTGCTCATGGTGCTGGCCTACGTGCTGGTGCTGCCCGCGGTGCTGGGGCTGGCAGCGAAGCTGGGCTGGAAGCCCGGCCCGGGCGCCACGAAACACCAGCGCTCTCCGCTGGGCCGCCTGCTGGTGCGGCTGCACCGCCCCCTCACCGTGGTGTCGATGGTGGTCATCGCCCTGCTGGTGGCGAACGTGGGCCGCGTGCGCTTCAACTACAACTTCGGCTCGCTGGCGGATCAGCACCTGCCCTCCTTCGTGCTGGACCGGCAGGTGACGCAGCTGATTGGCTACTCGCAGTCTCCTCTGGTGATGCTGCCCCACAGCCCGGCGGAGGAGAGTGCCGTGGTGGAGGAACTGCACGCGAACCAGGCCCGTCTGGGCGAGCACTCCACGGTGGACTTCATCGCCTCGCTGGACACGCTGGTGCCGCGGGACCAGGTGAAGAAGCAGGAAGTGCTCCGCCGCCTCCAGACCCTGCTGGAAGATGTGCCCGAGGGGCAGCTCGACGCCCAGCAACGCGAGCAGCTCGCGGAGCTGCGCCAGGCGACGCGGGCCGAGCCCTTCACCCTCGAGCAACTGCCTGCCTCCATGCGCCGGCCCTTCACGGACCTGAGCGGCCAGAGCCACTTCGTGCTGGTGTACCCGCGGGTGAGCCTGGATGACGGGCAGGGCATCCGCGCCCTGGCCCGCGAGCTGCGCCAGGTGAAGACGCCCAGCGGCGGGCCCGTCGCCGTGGCGGGCGAGCCCATGGTGCTCGCGGACATCCTCAACATGGTCACGCGCGAGTCGCCGTTCATTCTCATCGGCTCGCTGGTGGCGGTGCTGCTGGCCATGTGGGTGACTTTGGGGAGCCTGCGCCTGGCGCTGCTGTGCCTGACGCCCACCGTGGTGTCGCTGTTCGCGCTGGTGGGGCTGATGCCGCTGCTCAACGTGCAGTTCAACTACCTCAACATCCTCGTTATCCCCGTGCTCATCGGGACGACCGTGGATGCGGGCGTCCACCTGCTCACGCAGCTCGTGTCACCGGAGAGCGACTTCGTCTCCGTCTACTCAGAGACGGGCCGCGCCATCACGGGCGGTCTGCTGACGAGCGCCTTGGGCTTCGGCGCGCTCTTCCTCGCCGATCACCCGGGCCTCAACTCCATTGGCACGCTGGCCAACCTGGGCTTCGGCGTGAATCTGCTGGTGATGCTGGTGGCCTTCCCCGCGCTCCTGCTGCTGCTGTCCGAGCGGCGGCGGCGCAAGCGGCTCCAGCAGCAGGCCCATGCCCGGGACGAGGCGCTCCCTCCCCCGGCCCGGCCGAGCGACGCTCCCTCGGCGAGCTGA